The sequence CTGACTTTCCACGAATGATAGCAGAGCATTCGAACGGTACTCCAATCGATATCAAAGTGATGTTTGCCAGTGACGGTTTTCATCCTAGCAGCCTCATGTATGGCTATTGGGCGCAGCAATTGTCAGAGTTGATTATACAGTTACTGAACCCTTCCCTTTCCGATGCTGAGTTGACTGATTAAAAACCATTGAGCCGTTAATTCTAAAAATCTAAACAAAAAAAACCGCTGAATAGTCAGCGGTTTTTTTGTTCTTAATACTATAGCTGTGCATGTTTGAGAAAACACATGCCCAAAATAATATCACTCAATACGTGTGAATTATTCTGCAGCGTCAGTATCAGCAGCTTTCTTACGGCCACCAAATGCACCAAAGCGTTTGTTGAAGCTAGCAACACGACCTTCAGTAGAAGTTTTACGTTGTTCGCCAGTATAGAATGGATGCGACGCACTTGAGATATCAAGTGGGTAGTATGGATATTCTGACCCTTCGTATTCACGAGTGGTTTTGGTTTTAACGGTTGAACGAGTTAAGAAAAACACGTCAGCGTTAGTGTCATGGAATAAAACTTCTTGGTAATTAGGATGGATATCTTTACGCATAATAAACTCTCTATGTCCGATGTATGTATAGCACTCTTGAACACCATCTTAGACGATGTGTCAAACAAGTCATGACATACGTAACTGAGGCACTAAGGGACATTGATAAGTATGGCAGCTGCGTCACTGGCTTATTCCAGCACCCAACACCATTCCTCTGCTCACTTAGCCTTTCCCCAGCGGGAAAATCAAACCGCGATTTTAACGGTTTTTACCGCTAGACGCAAGCAGCAGTTGTGAGTGATATATGTGATAAGTTGTCACCAAAATCTCTATTTTGTTGAGAGGTATACGCTATGTAAGTATAATATCAAATTAGTTTAAATAATCAATAATTATTTTAAGTTTAGATTTAGTTAATAATTTGTTTTTAATATTTGTCATTTTTCAATAATGATGGATACCGTCTTATTTCGCCTCATTAATCAAGCACTCACTATTTATAAACACTCACTAAGGACAATATAATGATAAATACTGTTATGAAGAATAGCGCAAAAGCCCTGCTTATCAGTTCAGCACTGGCACTCACTACTGTTGCAGGTGCGGCATTACCTAATCAATGGCAATTAGACGACTCGCACACCCGTGTGGGGTTTTCTGTCAATCACTTAGGATTTTCGACCACCATGGGTCATTTTAACGACGTCAAAGGGGTCGTAAATTACGATGTTAAAGCACCCAGTAAAACCAATATGAGCTTCACCATTGCAACCGATAGCATTGACACCAATTGGGATGCACGTGATGAGCATTTAAAAAAGGCTGAATTTTTTAACGTCGCCAAATATCCAACCATGACCTTTAAATCAACCAACGTAAAATTTATAAATCCGCAACAAGCCAAGGTCACAGGTGACTTTACTATGTTAGGTCAAACCAAACCATTAACTTTGGATGTGACTTTGAATAAAATCGCCAACAGTCCTCTTACCAAAGAGCCAGTTATTGGCTTCCGTGCAACGGGTAATATTGATCGCGCAGCCTATGGTATGACAGCTTTCGCAGATGGCATTACCACCAGTGTCCCGATCCAAATCGATGGTGAGTTGATAGAGAAAAAAGCGCAAACCAACAAAAAATCTAAATAAGTCTAATTTTAGCCAAGCACAAATCGCCCCCTCCTCTACGTACTCTAAAAAAAGCAGCCATCATAATGGCTGCTTTTTTGACAATAATGAATCAACTCACTCGACATTTATATATATTCAATAAATCGCATAAATACTTTCCATTTGCTTGTTAACCTCAGTTTTTATTGTTATATTCATATATACGGATTTACGAATATAAAGCATAACGCTGAGGGAGCAGAAAGATGGATACAGTACAGGTAGACTTTGCCGAGATAAATAAAGACTGGGATAAAAACATCGCTGATTATCACTTTGATATTTATCACTTATCTGGTTGGATTGCTGCGTCAGCTATTGTCGATAAAGGCACTCCTCAAGGAGTGATTGCCACTTATAACAATAAAAAGATCTTTTTGCCTCTCATTATAAGAGAACTCGACTCAGAGCATTGGGATGCGAC is a genomic window of Psychrobacter cibarius containing:
- a CDS encoding type B 50S ribosomal protein L31, with protein sequence MRKDIHPNYQEVLFHDTNADVFFLTRSTVKTKTTREYEGSEYPYYPLDISSASHPFYTGEQRKTSTEGRVASFNKRFGAFGGRKKAADTDAAE
- a CDS encoding YceI family protein, producing the protein MINTVMKNSAKALLISSALALTTVAGAALPNQWQLDDSHTRVGFSVNHLGFSTTMGHFNDVKGVVNYDVKAPSKTNMSFTIATDSIDTNWDARDEHLKKAEFFNVAKYPTMTFKSTNVKFINPQQAKVTGDFTMLGQTKPLTLDVTLNKIANSPLTKEPVIGFRATGNIDRAAYGMTAFADGITTSVPIQIDGELIEKKAQTNKKSK